In Nematostella vectensis chromosome 2, jaNemVect1.1, whole genome shotgun sequence, one genomic interval encodes:
- the LOC5521311 gene encoding 3-hydroxyisobutyrate dehydrogenase, mitochondrial, producing MAALMRGSRVLFLNLSQRILVARYLSNGDGSSNPIGFIGLGNMGSPMAKNLLDQGYGVVVHDIFPESVDDLRQLGAGVAETPDEVAMKTNKIVTMLPSSPNVIEVYKGIKGLFNSVQDGTLLIDCSTIDPALSKEISEMASEKGATYLDAPVSGGITAAKAGTLTFMVGGKEEGFEQAKDVLMSMGKNVIHTGPNGTGQAAKICNNMLLAVSMIGTAEAMNLGIRLGLDAEMIAKIINSSSGRCWSSEVYNPVPGVLEDVPSSNNYQGGFMTALMTKDLGLAQNASSSTMTATPMGSLAHQIYRIMCIKGYANMDFGSVFKFLRDEK from the exons ATGGCAGCTCTGATGCGAGGAAGCCGTGTTctgtttttaaatttatcGCAACGGATTTTAGTAGCCCGGTATCTTTCAA ATGGGGACGGAAGTTCG AACCCAATTGGCTTTATTGGTCTTGGAAACATGGGGAGTCCAATGGCCAAGAATTTGCTTGACCAGGGATATGGGGTAGTTGTGCATGATATCTTCCCTGAGTCTGTGGATGACCTGCGACAGCTAGGCGCAGGTGTTGCTGAAACCCCAGATGAGGTTGCAATGAAGACCAATAAAATAGTCACCATGCTTCCTTCAAG CCCAAATGTAATAGAGGTCTACAAAGGAATCAAGGGACTGTTCAA TTCAGTTCAGGATGGGACACTGTTGATTGACTGTAGTACAATAGACCCAGCATTATCCAAGGAGATCAGTGAGATGGCTTCAGAAAAAGGGGCAACATATTTAGATGCACCTGTTTCGGGAG GGATTACAGCAGCAAAAGCAGGTACACTGACATTTATGGTTGGTGGAAAAGAGGAAGGATTTGAACAAGCCAAGGATGTTCTCATGAGCATGGGCAAAAATGTCATTCATACTGGACCTAATGGTACAGGCCAG GCTGCAAAAATTTGCAATAACATGTTGCTGGCCGTTAGCATGATTGGGACAGCAGAGGCCATGAATCTTGGTATTCGCCTCGGGCTTGATGCAGAGATGATTGCAaagataataaacagcagCTCAGGCCGTTGCTGGTCCAGTGAAGTGTACAATCCAGTTCCTGGTGTACTTGAAGATGTACCCTCCAGTAATAACTACCAGGGCGGGTTTATGACTGCACTCATGACTAAG GATCTTGGTCTTGCACAAAATGCCTCCTCATCGACCATGACGGCAACTCCCATGGGATCATTGGCTCACCAGATCTATCGTATCATGTGTATCAAAGGCTATGCAAACATGGATTTCGGCTCTGTTTTTAAGTTTCTTAGGGATGAGAAATGA
- the LOC5521197 gene encoding protein LSM12 homolog B isoform X1 codes for MKYNGSPSLNMATGDPRAMAREAKDIPPGSLVACVTRFGEKIEGEVVAFDYASKFIVIKTETPTETKGARKGNQDVRMLNMTCLQKFNIIDMGSATQNPLPPLDLDKIDKRIKANKLEKSQAIGRVGVGVTPEGQKLFDTIAKTFSEISWKDKDIVVMDRVTIVPPYKVGNMSGHDERSFTYIKEIVKKHYEQQEQTDSSAK; via the exons ATGAAGTATAACGGTTCGCCTAGTCTAAACATGGCGACCGGTGACCCAAGAGCGATGGCTAGGGAAGCTAAGGACATTCCACCGGGTTCACTGGTCGCCTGTGTTACCCGATTTGGCGAGAAAATAGAGGGAGAAGTTGTAGCCTTTGACTATGCTTCGAAATTCATCGTTATTA AAACAGAAACACCAACAGAGACCAAAGGAGCAAGAAAAGGAAACCAGGATGTTAGAATGTTAAACATGACCTGTTTACAGAAGTTTAATATCATAGACATGGGGAGTGCCACCCAAAACCCCCTGCCTCCACTTGATCTAGACAAGATAGACAAGAGAATAAAGGCAAATAAGTTGGAAAAAAGCCAAGCTATTGGGAGAGTGGGTGTTGGCGTGACACCAGAGGGCCAGAAATTGTTTGATACTATCGCTAAAAC gTTCTCTGAAATTTCTTGGAAAGATAAAGATATAGTTGTCATGGACAGAGTAACCATAGTACCACCATACAAAGTTGGAAACATGTCTGGACATGACGAGAGATCCTTTACATACATCAAAGAAATA GTTAAAAAGCATTATGAGCAGCAAGAACAGACAGATTCATCAGCCAAATAA
- the LOC5521197 gene encoding protein LSM12 homolog A isoform X2 produces the protein MKYNGSPSLNMATGDPRAMAREAKDIPPGSLVACVTRFGEKIEGEVVAFDYASKFIVIKTPTETKGARKGNQDVRMLNMTCLQKFNIIDMGSATQNPLPPLDLDKIDKRIKANKLEKSQAIGRVGVGVTPEGQKLFDTIAKTFSEISWKDKDIVVMDRVTIVPPYKVGNMSGHDERSFTYIKEIVKKHYEQQEQTDSSAK, from the exons ATGAAGTATAACGGTTCGCCTAGTCTAAACATGGCGACCGGTGACCCAAGAGCGATGGCTAGGGAAGCTAAGGACATTCCACCGGGTTCACTGGTCGCCTGTGTTACCCGATTTGGCGAGAAAATAGAGGGAGAAGTTGTAGCCTTTGACTATGCTTCGAAATTCATCGTTATTA AAACACCAACAGAGACCAAAGGAGCAAGAAAAGGAAACCAGGATGTTAGAATGTTAAACATGACCTGTTTACAGAAGTTTAATATCATAGACATGGGGAGTGCCACCCAAAACCCCCTGCCTCCACTTGATCTAGACAAGATAGACAAGAGAATAAAGGCAAATAAGTTGGAAAAAAGCCAAGCTATTGGGAGAGTGGGTGTTGGCGTGACACCAGAGGGCCAGAAATTGTTTGATACTATCGCTAAAAC gTTCTCTGAAATTTCTTGGAAAGATAAAGATATAGTTGTCATGGACAGAGTAACCATAGTACCACCATACAAAGTTGGAAACATGTCTGGACATGACGAGAGATCCTTTACATACATCAAAGAAATA GTTAAAAAGCATTATGAGCAGCAAGAACAGACAGATTCATCAGCCAAATAA
- the LOC5521196 gene encoding uncharacterized protein LOC5521196 gives MAANLSIDEVLAGLASMGFEISECQEAIHAGNTTIESAIEWLVNVKQPKQTSQHSSEEFIRASTSSVVPASEAVTPSGSLTSRYAASEESRAAKENFLRKEREVARIEAKKRKLEEIKARELALKQIADDKEMRKSRTSYKSPPTTGVATTLPTATSSSPADSHLTMLQVRLPDGLVRKVSMAADTILEKAVTSVCPDTSIRSGEAEIIQPFPHKVFTPQEMSMSLKDVGLHPSGSIVIRMLYNQQSRDNDQSLGVLPLRGTDQPALQENHQAIPDLPGGDNELEIPDPEDHDEEHQHDPYDQMAGLDPGNVAMLPRMPQFGPARRHVWGDGVRLGEPNPHARPSQHGHVLPSNEDAGRRQEMIAQCLQRFAESNQEVEDILQLHRDVPRLEDLCITNVSLRLAGQRHLQPLVTLGVLPHNVCDKIISRLVEDKALTPKVLHAFISCCLRYIKLDCYLLVTNDLLAELRFHRQLVHLSIKSCPIITDKALEAVVVLKRLQTLNLSQCTQITDKCFSYLKDLPALTTLQLDNTKISDKGLMYFSGHANCIQTLVHLSLNGTGVTNQGTASLADWKILRILGLENTKITSLDVIRHLQHLKTLNVAFTGVTDECLVALNSHPSLSSLNILQTSVTDRGLQHLKGLQLTHLKLPGRLSITDQGLLAIQGLPLSSLDLSDYRNITDSGVQYIAGMTSLTRLLLSNTRLTDEGMVQLSGLAKLVELNVDRTVVTDKGSRVLSNFANLQILGLSSTGVTDKLLRDGVLNRCKKLCKLNLSRTSVTNRGIKHLELNSLTLLNLDWTRVTADCGLLLTGCPALKALRMSNCTPPSPGDESGSDDEDQG, from the exons atggcggcaaaTTTG AGTATAGATGAGGTACTGGCAGGGCTAGCGTCAATGGGTTTTGAAATCAGTGAATGCCAAGAAGCAATACACGCAGGAAACACAACTATAGAATCTGCTATTGAATG GCTAGTTAATGTGAAACAGCCCAAGCAAACCTCCCAG CACTCTTCAGAGGAATTTATTAGAGCATCAACATCATCAGTTGTACCAGCTTCTGAGGCTGTCACACCAAGTGGTTCCTTAACTTCCAGATATGCAGCAAGTGAAGAAAGCAGAGCTGCAAAGGAGAATTTTCTAAGGAAAGAGAGAGAAGTGGCTCGCATAGAAGCAAAGAAAAGGAAACTTGAAGAAATAAAG GCCAGAGAATTAGCATTAAAGCAGATTGCAGATGACAAAGAAATGAGGAAAAGTAGAACATCTTACAAGTCTCCTCCAACAACAGGCGTGGCAACAACGCTACCCACTGCAACATCAAGCTCACCAGCTGACTCACACCTCACTATGTTACAG GTTCGACTACCTGATGGGCTTGTAAGGAAGGTCTCTATGGCAGCAGATACTATCCTTGAGAAAGCTGTAACATCTGTCTGCCCAGATACCTCTATAAGGTCTGGAGAAGCTGAAATCATACAG CCCTTCCCTCATAAAGTGTTTACCCCACAAGAGATGTCCATGAGTCTTAAGGATGTTGGGCTACACCCTTCAGGGTCTATCGTAATCAGGATGCTTTACAATCAACAGTCAAGAG ACAATGACCAGAGTCTTGGAGTATTACCACTTAGAGGAACAGATCAGCCAGCATTGCAGGAAAACCATCAGGCTATACCAGATCTACCTGGGGGTGACAATGAGCTTGAGATACCAGACCCTGAAGACCATGATGAAGAACACCAACATGATCCTTATGATCAGATGGCTGGTCTGGACCCTGGAAATGTGGCCATGCTTCCTAGAATGCCACAATTTGGCCCGGCAAGACGGCATGTTTGGGGTGATGGTGTTCGGCTTGGTGAGCCCAACCCTCATGCTCGACCATCTCAGCATGGACATGTATTGCCTTCAAATGAAGATGCAGGACGGAGGCAGGAAATGATAGCTCAGTGTTTGCAAAGGTTTGCAG AATCTAACCAGGAAGTCGAAGATATTCTTCAACTCCACAGAGATGTACCAAGGTTGGAAGACCTATGTATCACTAATGTCTCCCTGCGGCTGGCAGGACAGCGACACCTTCAACCACTGGTCACACTTGGTGTTTTACCACATAATGTGTGTGACAAAATTATAAGCCGACTGGTGGAAGACAAAGCCTTGACACCTAAAGTACTGCATGCTTTTATTTCATG CTGCTTACGGTACATCAAACTGGACTGCTACTTGCTTGTCACTAATGATCTTCTTGCTGAACTCAG GTTCCATAGACAGCTTGTGCACTTGAGCATAAAGTCTTGCCCAATCATCACAGATAAAGCACTTGAGGCAGTTGTTG TTCTGAAAAGACTTCAAACTTTGAACCTGAGTCAGTGCACTCAAATCACAGACAAATGCTTCTCTTATTTAAAAG atttgcCAGCATTAACAACCCTTCAGCTTGATAACACAAAG ATCTCTGATAAGGGGCTGATGTATTTCAGTGGCCATGCAAATTGCATCCAGACGCTTGTCCACCTGAGCTTGAATGGTACAGGTGTCACCAATCAGGGTACAGCAAGTCTGGCAG ATTGGAAGATTCTGCGGATCCTTGGTCTCGAGAACACCAAG ATTACATCGCTGGATGTGATACGCCACCTACAGCATCTGAAAACCCTGAATGTGGCTTTTACTGGTGTTACTGATGAGTGCCTGGTAGCGTTGAACTCTCACCCTTCCTTATCCTCGCTTAATATTCTTCAGACCAGTGTCACAGACAGAGGTCTTCAGCACCTAAAAG GCCTTCAGTTGACACACTTAAAGTTACCAGGTAGATTGTCTATCACGGATCAGGGACTCTTGGCAATACAGG GGTTGCCGCTGTCATCCCTAGATCTGTCGGACTATCGTAATATTACGGACTCTGGTGTCCAGTATATAGCTGGTATGACAAG TTTGACGAGACTGTTACTTAGTAACACACGCCTCACAGATGAAGGGATGGTCCAACTATCAG GCCTTGCCAAGCTTGTGGAGCTGAACGTAGACAGGACCGTCGTCACAGATAAAGGAAGCCGAGTGTTGTCGA ATTTCGCGAATCTTCAAATCCTCGGTCTGTCTTCGACTGGAGTCACGGATAAGCTGTTGCGTGATGGTGTGCTCAATCGGTGCAAGAAGTTGTGTAAGCTGAATCTTAGCCGGACGAGTGTGACAAACCGCGGCATCAAACACCTGGAGCTGAATTCATTGACTCTTCTGAATCTCGACTGGACTCGAGTGACCGCCGACTGTGGGCTGCTACTTACAG GTTGTCCGGCGCTTAAAGCACTCCGTATGAGTAACTGTACCCCTCCCAGCCCTGGGGACGAGTCTGGTTCAGATGATGAGGACCAAGGATAG